CAGGTGGTGGAGCAGATCCGTCAACTGGCCGCTGACCTGGACATTGGCGTGCAGCAGGTCGAACACACCGGCCAACACTTGGAAAACATCGCCCGGCTCGCCGCTGGCGTCGAAACCCAGGTCAGCGCCATCGCCGAAGGCACCGACACCAATCGCGAACAACTCGACAGCCTGTTCCACGCCATCGAGCAGATGCGCGGCGACCTGTCCATCAGCGACCAGCAGACCCAGCGCCTGGCCGAGGCGGCGGTACAAATGGAAGGTCAGGCCGAAACCATCAGCGAACGCCTGGCCGAGGTGGGTCTCGACGATTATCACCAACGGGTCTACGACCTAGCGCGGGAAGGGGCGAGCCAGATCGCTGCGCAGTTCGAAGCCGATATCGACCAGGGCCGTGTCAGCCTGGATGACCTGTTCGACCGCAACTACCAGCCCATCCCCAATACCCAGCCAGCCAAATTCCAGACCCGTTTTGACCGTTACACCGACCAGGTACTGCCGGCGATCCAGGAGCCCTTGCTTGCCCGGCATGAGGGCCTGGTGTTTGCGATTGCCTGCACCCAGCAGGGCTATGTGCCGACCCATAACAAGGTCTTCAGCCAACCGCTGACCGGCGATCCCCAGGTGGACACGCTGAATAACCGCACCAAGCGCAAATTCTCCGATCGCACCGGGATCCGCTGCGGCAGCCACCAGCAGCCAGTGCTGCTCCAGACCTACACCCGCGACACGGGTGAGTTGATGCACGATCTTTCGGTCCCGATCATGCTCAAGGGGCGTCACTGGGGAGGCTTGCGCCTGGGCTACAAACCCGAGAAGCCGCGCTAGGCTGCGGGAGCAAAGCTAGCTCGCGATGCAGGCGCCTCGGTTCCCTGGAAAACCGCGTCGTCTTCATCGCGAGCAAGCTTTGCTCCCACAGGTAAATCCCAATCGCCACAAAGGCGCTGGTGCACACGCCAATGGGACTTGCCGCTACTTGCCGTCGTGCAGGCGCACGTTCAGCTGATCCACCAGCACTGCCTCTTCGCCATCGGCGAGCAGCCATTCCCGGAGCAGGTCTTTTTGCTGGTCCGACCAGAAATCGGCCTCCACCAGCTTGGTCTCCGGGGTCAGCGGGTGGGCGATGATGAAGTCGTCAATGGCCTTGTCGTCGGAGGGTAGGCCCAGTTGGTCGAACAGGGTCTTGAGTTCGTGGGAAGGTTGTTCCATGGGAGTCTCCTTTGGGCAGGGCGCCGTCGTGGCGCCTCGGTGCTTCCCTTTATCTGAGGCAAGCGGTCATCAGGAGTTCGATCGGGCTCAGGCTTTCAAGGCCCCTTCGTCCACGGCGGCCTTCAAGGCCTTGGCCGCTTCCCTGGCTGCCTCGGCGGCGATCTCCGCAGTCTTGAACCAGCGATCCTTCTCCACCTGGTGGCAACTGACGGTGGTCAAGGGTGGCTTGGCGCGCATAACGATGACGGCCTGGAACTCGCCTTCGATTTCTCTGGCTTCGCCCCGGATAAAAAATTCGCCGATATCAAATTCCGTCACGTCGCGCCTTCTCCTCGAAGTCATACTATGGGTGCGCGATCCGTCGATGGGCGACGGCTTCGCTGGGCGGGCAGTATGGCAGCAGTTGCCCGTCGACGGCTGAGTTAAGTCATGGACGGGCATAGATAAGCTCAGGCGCTGCGTTCGAGACGCCTGGCCAGGTAGCAGGCTTCGTTATGATCGGTTCGGAATCCTCTTACACGTCCGGTCGATGTTTCCTCAATGTGAAAAAAACACTTGCCCGCCAAAACGACTCGATAACGCGGCTGTATCAACGAAATAGGCAGGCGATCGACGCCGTCGAAGGTGTCAGCTGGATCAGCGATGCAAGGTGGGAAGGGGTGAGGCAGGGTTGTGAAAGTGGCCATGTGAATTCCTTTTCTATGGTTTACCGACGAATTGTCGGGTACTTCGAGTAGTCTCCACGCCGTCGGCTGCTCTAGAATCAGCAGTGTCGTGTGGACGGTTGCGCCTATCTAAAGCAATTTTTTTTGGGCTCGATGTCAGAAAATTGCTTTTTTAAGTGAGAAACTTCCCTAAAGTTAGTAGTCCCATCTTTTCCGATGCTCAGAGTGGCTTTTTCCTTCAGCCTCTGGCGACCCCCCGGGAAAGACGGCGAGAGCGGCAACCTTTAGTCTGCTCTCGGCCCGGGACAGGGCGCGCCGTTCACTTCGAATTTCAGTTACAGGTCCATTACGACACTACAGTCGGCACGGGTTCTCGTGGTCCGTCCTTTGCGCAGGGCGGGCCTTTTTCAAAGATGGGGATGTTTCCTTGGCAGTAAGTAATCTCGACATGCATGCGTTATTCGTACTTGGTGACCTGCGGGCAAAACTGGTCAAACTCTTCCAGTCACGTTTCGTCTACATCACCGAGCAGACCGCCGAAGGTATTTATGTCGCCGAAATCGACACCGAGTCGGCCCTGGTGGTCGATGACAAGCCCAGGCTCGAACTCAAGGTCGGTGATCATTTTCGCGCAGCGGTGTTGCCCAGCCGCGAAGGTGGCAAGTTTGAAATCCGCTTTCGCGAAATCAAGCTGGCGGTCTATGGCCTTGGCGATTACGCCTTCGTCACGACCCCCGGTGGTCAGGCAATCCTGTTCAAGGAAGGCCACAGCGTGGTGACTGTGTTTGCGGCCAACGAACAGCTGCAAGAAGGCTTGACCAAGACCCTGAAGGCGGTCACCGCCAAGGCCGCCAAGTGGCGCAAGGGCGAACTGGTGACCTTCAAGGCCAGCGAGTGATCGCTTCGGACCGCTGAAAAGTGCATAGGCATCGGGCTTGTGGGGCTGTGCGCCCAAACCGCCGACAGTTTCGCAAGATCTCGCTGGAACCTCGGCTACAGTCAATTGACTGAACTATTCAGGGCTTGCGTTCGGTTACGCAGGGCCGTTCAGCTATTGCTGTATCTAGCATGAGGTGCAAAGCATGAAACGAGTTCGACAGTGGCTGGCTGCCTGGGCCACCTTCGCTGTGTTGGTTTCACCCCTTCCGGCGTCGGCCGCCACGGCGCCGATCCACTTTGCCGACTTGAACTGGGAAAGTGGCAGCCTGATCACCGATATCCTGCGGATCATCGTCGAAAAAGGCTATGGGCTTGCGACCGACACATTGCCGGGTACCACCATTACCCTGGAAACCGCCTTGGCCAATAACGACATCCAGGTGATCGGCGAGGAATGGGCCGGTCGTAGCCCGGTGTGGGTCAAGGCCGAGGCCGAAGGCAAGGTGGTTGCCCTGGGTGACACCGTCAAAGGCGCGACCGAAGGCTGGTGGGTACCCGAGTACGTCATCAAGGGCGACCCGGCCAAGGGCATCAAGCCCCTGGCCCCGGACCTGCGCAGTGTCCAGGACCTTGCGCGCTACAAGCATGTGTTCAAGGATCCGGAGAGCCCCGACAAGGGCCGCTTCCTCAACAGTCCCATCGGCTGGACATCGGAAGTGGTGAACAAGCAAAAGCTCAAGGCGTATGGCCTGACCGACAGCTACGTGAACTTCCGCAGCGGCTCGGGGGCGGCGCTGGACGCGGAGATCACATCGTCGATCCGCCGGGGCAAGCCGATCCTGTTCTACTACTGGTCACCCACGCCATTGCTCGGACGTTTCAAGTTGGTGCAGCTGCAAGAGCCGCCGTTCGATGCCGAGGCCTGGAAAACCCTGACCGACGCCGATAACCCCAACCCGAAGCCGACCCGCTCACTGGCCTCGAAACTGTCGATTGGCGTTTCTGCCCCGTTCCAGAAGCAATACCCGGACATTGCCGAGTTCTTCAGCAAAGTCGATTTGCCCATCGAACCGTTGAACAAGGCCCTGGCCGACATGAGCGAGAAACGCACCCCGCCCCGTGAAGCCGCCGAGGCATTCCTCAAGGCACATCCGCAGGTCTGGCAGGCCTGGCTGCCCAAGGAGGTGGCGGACAAAGTGTCTGCCGACCTCTAGGACGGCCTGTGTGCCAACAGGTTGAACTCTTGATCCTGGGCAATGAGTCATTCGTTGGAAACTGGCAACCTGCGCCCGTCCAGCGAAATGCCAAATTCGAGCTAGGATGATTGTTCAACCTTTTTCAGGAGGCTGGCGAATGACGCTTTTATTGGCTCGGTCGCTGGTCGCAATGTTTGCGGCCATCAGCTTGATTCATATGTATTGGGCCCTGGGTGGGCGGTGGGCGGCCAAGGCTGTGGTGCCTCAGGTGCCGGTGAAGCAGGGGGAGGCGCTGCGACCGGCGTTCGATCCCTCGGGCTGGCTGACCTTGCTGGTGGCCCTGGCGCTGCTGATGATTGCGCTGCTGGTGTGCCTGCGGGTCGGCCTGCTGGCGCAGCCGGTCACTCATCGGGCGTTGCAGTGGCTGATCAGCGCGATTGCCTTGCTGATGTTCGCCCGGGCCATTGGCGAATCGAACCTGGTGGGCTTCTTCAAGGAGTTCAAGGACTCGACATTCGCCAGGCTCGACACCTGGGTCTATTCGCCGTTGTGCGTGGTGCTTGGGGCTGGGTTGCTGACGGTGGCCTGGGCCTGATCCTTCTAAAGGCGAACCCGATCCCAAAGGCGAACACAATGTGGCGAGGGAGCTTGCTCCCGCTGGAGGGCGCAGCCCTCCCAAAAAACTGGACACAATCAGCCTGGCACACCGAGGTGACAGGTCTCGGGGCTGCTGCGCACCCCAGCGGGAGCAAGCTCCCTCGCCACAAGGGTGTTCGCCTCAGGTAGCCGTCAGCCGTGCTGCCCGGTTTTGCGACTACTGACCTCCGCTGGCACATCATCCCCAGCCATGCGCTTTCGAAACAATGCCGCCCGGGCCAGCAGCAGGGTGGTCACAGGGACGGTGATGGACAACAGGATCGGTATCAGCCAGGCGTGCAATACCGGCCCGGACTTGAGCGCGGAAAAGTAGATGATCGAAGCCAGCGCCACGCACCAGGCCCCCAGTGTGGACGCCAGGGCCGGTGGGTGCATGCGCTGGAAATAATCCTTCAGCCGCACCAGGCCGATGGCTCCGGCCAGGGCGCAGAGGCTGCTGAGCACCAGCAGGATCGCCACCGGAATTTCGACCCACATCGACAGTTCGCCGGTCATTCGATCACCTCGCCGCGCAGCAGGAACTTGGCCAGGGCAAACGAGCCGACAAAGCCGAACAGGGCGATCAGCAGCGCCGCCTCGAAATAGGTGTCACTGGCATAACGGATGCCCAGCACCAACATCATCAGCATCGCCACGATGTACAGGTAGTCCAGGGCCAATACCCGATCCTGGGCCGATGGGCCCTTGAACAGCCGCCACAGGGTCAACACCATCGCCAGGGAGAACAGGAACAGGCTCAACAGGATCGCGTTGGACAGCAAGGGGCTCATTGGAAAATCTCCATCAACGGGCGCTCGTAGGTGGCCTTGAAATGGGCGATGAAGGACGCCTCGTCCGCCAGATCGAACACATGCAACAACAGGATGCTGCGGTCCAGGGCCAGTTCCGACCAGACGGTCCCGGGAACCACCGTGGTGATCATCGACAGCGCCGCCAGGCCGTTGGCGTCGTGCAGGTCCAGCGGCACCTTGACGAACCGCGAGCGTGGCGGGCGGCGGCTGGCGTTCAGTACACCCCAGGCCACCGCCAGGTTGGACACCAGTACGTCGCGGCCCACCAGCAGGAACAAGCGCAACACTACCCACGGCCGACGGATACGGATCGGCCGCGGTCGCAGCGGACGCATCATCAGCGGTGCCAGGAAGCCCAGCGCGGCCCCCAGCAACAGGTGGCCAGCGCTCAGTGACAGGTTCATCACCAGCCACAGTATCCACAGTGCCAGGGACAGCCACGGGGCGGGGAACAGGCGCTTCATGGCTGCACCTCCCGCAAGGCGGCGCGAGTTTCGGGGCTGGGCACGGCGCGAGTGGCGAGGACCGACATCACGTAGTGCTCCGGATTGTTCAGCGCATCGGC
The sequence above is drawn from the Pseudomonas sp. St316 genome and encodes:
- a CDS encoding methyl-accepting chemotaxis protein, giving the protein MATDGTLTGAVSASVPETKSTARWLTPTLQSLALALLLCGMALGGWSLYLGLPLVMLIVWLPRLRSRVAAASAPATDTLAELTRDLSYTTSHNALSAAGVAYSVKQLAGKVQSQLDAAAQIVSNAESMIATEQATSQLSQQALGAASEAHRSSVAGRSELVESISRMHQLSQRANDSRELIEALSVRSDEIQRVSLVIQSIASQTNLLALNAAIEAARAGEHGRGFAVVADEVRGLAGRTAAATGEVGVMVADIQQRTAQVVEQIRQLAADLDIGVQQVEHTGQHLENIARLAAGVETQVSAIAEGTDTNREQLDSLFHAIEQMRGDLSISDQQTQRLAEAAVQMEGQAETISERLAEVGLDDYHQRVYDLAREGASQIAAQFEADIDQGRVSLDDLFDRNYQPIPNTQPAKFQTRFDRYTDQVLPAIQEPLLARHEGLVFAIACTQQGYVPTHNKVFSQPLTGDPQVDTLNNRTKRKFSDRTGIRCGSHQQPVLLQTYTRDTGELMHDLSVPIMLKGRHWGGLRLGYKPEKPR
- a CDS encoding DUF2789 family protein yields the protein MEQPSHELKTLFDQLGLPSDDKAIDDFIIAHPLTPETKLVEADFWSDQQKDLLREWLLADGEEAVLVDQLNVRLHDGK
- a CDS encoding ABC transporter substrate-binding protein, producing the protein MKRVRQWLAAWATFAVLVSPLPASAATAPIHFADLNWESGSLITDILRIIVEKGYGLATDTLPGTTITLETALANNDIQVIGEEWAGRSPVWVKAEAEGKVVALGDTVKGATEGWWVPEYVIKGDPAKGIKPLAPDLRSVQDLARYKHVFKDPESPDKGRFLNSPIGWTSEVVNKQKLKAYGLTDSYVNFRSGSGAALDAEITSSIRRGKPILFYYWSPTPLLGRFKLVQLQEPPFDAEAWKTLTDADNPNPKPTRSLASKLSIGVSAPFQKQYPDIAEFFSKVDLPIEPLNKALADMSEKRTPPREAAEAFLKAHPQVWQAWLPKEVADKVSADL
- a CDS encoding DUF3995 domain-containing protein translates to MTLLLARSLVAMFAAISLIHMYWALGGRWAAKAVVPQVPVKQGEALRPAFDPSGWLTLLVALALLMIALLVCLRVGLLAQPVTHRALQWLISAIALLMFARAIGESNLVGFFKEFKDSTFARLDTWVYSPLCVVLGAGLLTVAWA
- a CDS encoding Na+/H+ antiporter subunit G yields the protein MTGELSMWVEIPVAILLVLSSLCALAGAIGLVRLKDYFQRMHPPALASTLGAWCVALASIIYFSALKSGPVLHAWLIPILLSITVPVTTLLLARAALFRKRMAGDDVPAEVSSRKTGQHG
- a CDS encoding K+/H+ antiporter subunit F, whose product is MSPLLSNAILLSLFLFSLAMVLTLWRLFKGPSAQDRVLALDYLYIVAMLMMLVLGIRYASDTYFEAALLIALFGFVGSFALAKFLLRGEVIE
- a CDS encoding Na+/H+ antiporter subunit E, whose protein sequence is MKRLFPAPWLSLALWILWLVMNLSLSAGHLLLGAALGFLAPLMMRPLRPRPIRIRRPWVVLRLFLLVGRDVLVSNLAVAWGVLNASRRPPRSRFVKVPLDLHDANGLAALSMITTVVPGTVWSELALDRSILLLHVFDLADEASFIAHFKATYERPLMEIFQ